One Bacteroidota bacterium genomic window carries:
- the ruvC gene encoding crossover junction endodeoxyribonuclease RuvC — MAIQGIKSTVKDKIILGIDPGTTIMGYGILHSTGTKISLLAMGVLHLNKYDDHPLRLKKIFERTLGLIEEYKPDEMAVEAPFFGKNVQSMLKLGRAQGVAIAAAMYRDIPIFEYSPKKIKQSITGNGNASKEQVAAMLQNMLKIQQLPDDLDATDGLAAAVCHTYQNNSTVGDKKYSGWDAFIKDNAKRIK, encoded by the coding sequence ATGGCAATACAAGGAATTAAAAGTACCGTTAAGGATAAAATTATTTTAGGAATCGATCCCGGTACAACAATTATGGGATATGGAATCCTACACAGCACAGGTACCAAGATTTCATTGCTGGCTATGGGTGTTTTGCACCTCAACAAATACGATGACCATCCTTTGCGATTGAAGAAAATATTTGAACGTACTTTAGGTTTGATCGAAGAATACAAACCGGATGAAATGGCAGTGGAAGCTCCGTTTTTTGGTAAAAATGTGCAATCGATGCTGAAGTTGGGAAGGGCACAAGGTGTTGCTATTGCAGCGGCCATGTACCGCGATATTCCCATTTTCGAATACTCTCCTAAAAAAATTAAACAATCAATTACGGGCAATGGTAATGCCTCAAAGGAACAAGTGGCAGCAATGTTGCAAAACATGTTAAAGATTCAGCAACTCCCTGATGATTTAGATGCAACCGATGGATTAGCAGCTGCAGTTTGTCATACCTATCAAAACAATTCAACTGTTGGCGATAAAAAGTATTCGGGCTGGGATGCTTTTATAAAAGATAATGCGAAACGTATAAAGTAA
- a CDS encoding 1-acyl-sn-glycerol-3-phosphate acyltransferase → MNSYTTSTTTTEKFTKTIDSEELIRSKNPKLLKFLPRFLLNYIKRIIHEDEINAFLFEHRTDDGFAFSTAVVNYFNVKVQIIGLENIPKSGGAVFASNHPLGGFDAMVILDSIHHVRSDVKFIVNDILLHLKNLKPLFVGVNKHGKNSVKILNDIDEAYASEQAIFIYPAGLVSRKNDAGEIVDLEWKKSFITKAKKHQRNIVPLFVSGKNSNRFYNLARWRTKLGIKANIEMFFLADEMFRQRNKTITVIFGKPIPFATFTSEKSDLEWAQEVKKEVYQLAQTKSN, encoded by the coding sequence ATGAATAGTTACACAACATCAACTACAACTACTGAGAAATTCACTAAAACTATCGACAGTGAAGAATTAATTCGTAGCAAGAATCCAAAGCTTTTAAAGTTTCTTCCTCGTTTTCTTCTCAATTATATCAAGCGAATTATACACGAGGACGAAATAAATGCTTTTTTATTCGAGCATCGTACCGATGACGGATTTGCTTTTTCAACCGCTGTTGTAAATTATTTTAATGTTAAGGTTCAAATTATAGGACTCGAAAATATACCCAAAAGTGGAGGTGCCGTTTTTGCTTCCAATCATCCATTGGGCGGCTTTGATGCCATGGTAATATTAGATTCGATACACCATGTGCGTAGCGATGTAAAGTTTATTGTGAACGATATTTTGTTGCATTTAAAAAATTTGAAACCACTTTTTGTTGGTGTAAATAAGCACGGTAAAAATTCAGTAAAAATACTCAACGATATTGATGAGGCCTATGCTTCTGAGCAAGCAATTTTTATTTATCCTGCAGGATTAGTGTCTCGAAAGAATGATGCTGGTGAAATTGTAGATTTAGAATGGAAAAAAAGTTTTATAACCAAAGCTAAAAAGCACCAACGAAATATTGTTCCATTGTTTGTAAGCGGAAAAAATTCAAATCGTTTTTACAACCTGGCTCGATGGCGAACTAAACTGGGAATAAAAGCAAATATTGAAATGTTTTTTTTAGCTGATGAAATGTTTCGACAACGAAATAAAACAATTACTGTTATCTTTGGAAAACCCATTCCCTTTGCCACTTTTACTTCTGAAAAGAGCGACTTGGAATGGGCACAAGAAGTGAAAAAGGAAGTTTACCAATTAGCCCAAACAAAAAGTAATTAA
- a CDS encoding GNAT family N-acetyltransferase produces MQPIISPVDVALIEAELTEEKFVRNTNNGKNLIYSVTYHNSPNLMREIARLREVTFRNAGGGTGKEMDIDTFDTRPNPYQQLVVWNPEYKEVVGGYRYMRCGDADRDQNGNLQLATSGLFDLSAKFVNEILPVTIELGRSFVQPNFQPTAGNRKGLFSLDNIWDGLGAITVDNPDIKYFYGKVTMYRHFNVQARDMILYFLKNYFPDPDNLLRPKQPLPLTSDVNYLESLFKGLDYKEGYKVLKHEVGELNEHIPPLVNTYMNLSPTMKSFGTALNSTFGEVEETGILVTIADIYESKKERHLKTYHPKRK; encoded by the coding sequence ATGCAGCCAATTATTTCTCCCGTTGATGTTGCGCTTATTGAAGCCGAACTTACTGAAGAAAAGTTTGTTCGAAATACAAACAATGGAAAAAATTTGATTTATAGTGTTACTTACCACAATTCGCCAAACTTAATGCGTGAAATTGCGCGTTTGCGTGAAGTTACTTTTCGTAATGCAGGTGGAGGTACAGGTAAAGAAATGGACATAGATACTTTTGATACGCGTCCTAATCCTTATCAGCAATTGGTGGTGTGGAATCCTGAATACAAAGAAGTAGTTGGTGGTTACCGCTACATGCGATGTGGTGATGCCGATCGTGATCAAAATGGAAATTTGCAACTAGCTACCAGCGGCCTGTTTGATTTATCAGCCAAGTTTGTGAACGAAATTTTACCGGTAACCATTGAACTGGGGCGTTCTTTTGTACAGCCTAATTTTCAACCAACAGCAGGTAATCGTAAAGGCTTGTTTTCACTTGACAACATCTGGGACGGATTAGGGGCCATTACTGTAGACAATCCGGATATAAAATATTTTTACGGAAAGGTAACCATGTACCGCCATTTTAATGTACAAGCAAGAGATATGATTTTGTATTTCTTGAAAAACTACTTTCCCGATCCGGATAATTTGCTCCGCCCCAAGCAACCATTGCCATTAACGAGCGATGTAAATTATTTGGAATCACTTTTTAAAGGACTTGATTACAAAGAAGGATACAAAGTATTAAAGCATGAAGTGGGTGAATTAAATGAACATATTCCTCCATTAGTGAATACCTACATGAATTTATCGCCTACCATGAAAAGTTTTGGAACTGCACTCAACAGTACCTTTGGTGAAGTTGAAGAAACCGGAATTTTAGTGACCATAGCGGATATTTACGAAAGTAAAAAAGAGCGTCATTTAAAAACCTATCATCCAAAAAGGAAATAG
- a CDS encoding SBBP repeat-containing protein produces MKKIVWFSACISFFITVQAKQLTSILTNNSKDNQLLFVENRGQVIDLDGQARPDIVYTTESNGVKVFISKGAIYYQWKKRNSQKQPLNESIIAQSIPSKDAEIFRLDMCLENSNTSAKVIAGQKSEYYENFYLSNCPQGITNVPAFSRLTFQNVYPQIDWVLYSKNGKMEYDFIVHPGGNPNQISIRYKHAGSVERNKEGNLNIVTRLGELVEGSPISFIAETGKSIKSNFSVTANQVKFLLENYDNTKTLVIDPTLQWSSYYGGTGTDYGYGCSTDTSGNIFMSGETDSNNGIATAGGFQTSHASLSDAFVVKFNSSGVRQWATYYGGNDTDIGQGCAADAGGNIYVSGFTSSTSGIASGGFQNSFIGGQYDCFLAKFNAAGARVWATYYGGFGDDVANNCAIDNSNNIYLCGSTNSSSGLATPLSFQTSSPSATIDGFLAKFNSAGARIWGTYFGNGGDDRAYSCASDALGNVYLCGSTSGLGQHISGGFQNTFGGLTDAFIVKFTGSGSFQWSSYYGDIDSDIAFDVAVDYNNNVFLCGQTNSSFSIASSGFQNSFGGGPLDAFVAKFDPSGNRLWGTYYGTGGNDYAITCTSDSKGNVFIAGETSSTSGIASNAFQTSFGGGAGDVLIAGFNALGQRIFGSYLGGNLEEYANAITVDKNNDIIFCGTTKSTAGIATNGFQNSYGGGVWDGVIAKIDGPCNAVTAAISYNGTAYACTNHPELLSALSGTGFSYQWFYEGTAIAGATGATYSATQGGNYSYLVTSLAGCRDSSSVLFIDSIPPSVPLCICTVDSLSKYNVLVWEKPITDVIDSFRIYREDITNIFSYVKSVSYNQLSLFVDSNLLYANPNVTSKLYKLSAIDACGTESAKSDFHHTIKLNDQSNGNFDWNFYQIQNQTTPVLQYLLLRDSISSGVWRTIAITSGNVNQISDPDYNLFPNASYRLVTNMGGLSCTPTLRTLTGINTSKSNIKNKAVGITENKLTSGNLILTPNPASKSVLLKSTNQVGVNSVQIFDKLGNVVFTKIFSAVDVTEYKLDIAELASAIYVVVVKGENFTLNKKLVVVQ; encoded by the coding sequence ATGAAAAAAATAGTATGGTTTAGTGCATGTATTTCTTTTTTTATTACAGTACAGGCAAAACAGTTAACGAGTATTTTAACTAATAATTCTAAAGACAATCAATTATTGTTTGTTGAGAATAGAGGGCAAGTAATAGATTTGGATGGGCAAGCAAGGCCTGATATAGTATACACAACAGAAAGTAACGGAGTTAAAGTATTTATTAGCAAAGGCGCAATTTATTATCAATGGAAAAAAAGGAATAGTCAAAAACAACCTTTAAATGAAAGTATTATTGCGCAATCAATTCCATCAAAAGACGCTGAAATATTTCGACTAGATATGTGTCTTGAAAATTCAAATACTTCTGCAAAAGTAATTGCCGGGCAAAAAAGCGAGTATTACGAAAATTTTTATTTATCGAATTGCCCTCAAGGAATAACAAATGTTCCTGCATTTTCGCGTTTGACTTTTCAAAATGTTTATCCGCAAATTGATTGGGTACTTTATAGTAAAAATGGGAAAATGGAATATGATTTTATTGTACATCCCGGTGGGAATCCTAATCAAATTAGTATTCGCTACAAACATGCAGGTTCCGTTGAAAGAAATAAAGAGGGTAACTTGAATATTGTAACCCGATTGGGCGAATTAGTAGAAGGTTCACCTATAAGTTTTATTGCTGAAACAGGAAAAAGTATAAAAAGTAACTTTAGTGTAACTGCAAATCAAGTAAAGTTTTTACTCGAAAATTACGACAATACCAAAACACTCGTCATTGATCCAACCTTGCAATGGTCGAGTTATTATGGAGGTACAGGAACTGATTATGGATACGGATGCAGTACCGATACCAGCGGAAATATTTTTATGAGTGGCGAAACCGATAGCAATAATGGTATTGCAACAGCCGGTGGTTTTCAAACGTCTCATGCATCATTAAGTGATGCATTTGTTGTAAAGTTTAATTCTTCAGGTGTGCGTCAGTGGGCTACTTATTATGGAGGTAATGATACTGATATTGGACAAGGATGTGCTGCTGATGCAGGCGGAAATATTTATGTTTCAGGATTTACTTCAAGCACTTCTGGAATTGCATCCGGTGGATTTCAAAACAGTTTTATCGGTGGACAATACGACTGTTTTTTAGCAAAATTTAATGCTGCAGGTGCTCGTGTTTGGGCAACGTATTATGGAGGTTTTGGCGATGACGTTGCCAATAATTGCGCAATCGATAATTCGAATAATATATACTTATGCGGTTCTACGAATAGTTCTTCAGGTCTTGCGACGCCTCTTTCCTTTCAGACTTCTTCACCTTCTGCAACCATTGATGGATTTTTAGCAAAGTTTAATTCAGCCGGTGCTCGAATTTGGGGAACTTATTTTGGTAATGGAGGAGATGATCGAGCATATTCATGTGCATCGGATGCTTTAGGTAATGTTTATTTATGTGGAAGTACGAGTGGTTTAGGCCAACATATTTCAGGTGGTTTTCAAAACACCTTTGGTGGACTTACAGATGCTTTTATTGTAAAGTTTACAGGAAGTGGTTCATTTCAGTGGAGCTCATATTATGGCGATATTGATTCGGATATTGCATTTGATGTGGCTGTAGATTACAACAACAATGTTTTCTTGTGTGGTCAAACAAATAGCAGTTTTTCGATAGCATCTTCAGGATTTCAAAATTCATTTGGAGGTGGACCACTCGATGCCTTTGTAGCGAAATTTGATCCTTCGGGAAATCGCTTATGGGGCACATATTATGGAACTGGCGGAAATGATTATGCAATTACGTGTACCAGCGATTCAAAAGGGAATGTTTTTATTGCTGGCGAAACTTCAAGTACATCAGGCATAGCATCAAACGCATTTCAAACTTCTTTTGGAGGAGGAGCAGGTGATGTATTAATTGCAGGATTTAATGCTCTTGGCCAACGAATTTTTGGATCTTATTTGGGAGGAAATTTAGAAGAGTATGCTAATGCAATTACTGTTGATAAAAACAATGACATAATTTTTTGCGGCACAACAAAAAGTACTGCAGGAATTGCAACAAATGGTTTTCAAAATAGTTATGGTGGCGGTGTTTGGGATGGAGTTATCGCTAAAATTGATGGTCCATGCAATGCAGTTACTGCAGCTATTTCTTATAACGGAACAGCCTATGCCTGTACCAATCATCCTGAATTATTAAGTGCTTTAAGTGGTACAGGTTTTTCGTATCAATGGTTTTACGAAGGAACTGCAATTGCAGGAGCAACCGGTGCAACTTATTCGGCTACACAAGGTGGAAATTATTCCTATCTGGTTACTAGCCTGGCTGGTTGTAGAGATAGTAGCTCTGTGCTTTTTATCGATTCTATTCCACCATCCGTTCCATTGTGCATATGCACAGTTGATAGTTTATCAAAATACAATGTGCTTGTTTGGGAAAAACCGATTACTGATGTTATAGATAGCTTTAGAATCTATAGAGAAGATATAACCAATATATTTTCATACGTAAAATCAGTTAGCTATAACCAACTGAGTTTATTTGTTGATTCAAATTTATTATATGCCAATCCCAATGTCACTTCAAAATTATACAAATTGTCGGCCATTGATGCTTGTGGAACCGAAAGTGCAAAAAGCGATTTTCATCATACCATTAAATTAAACGACCAAAGCAATGGTAATTTTGATTGGAATTTTTATCAAATACAAAATCAAACAACTCCGGTTTTACAATATTTGTTACTGCGCGATAGTATTAGCTCGGGTGTTTGGCGAACCATTGCCATTACTTCTGGAAATGTGAATCAAATAAGCGATCCTGATTACAATTTGTTTCCCAATGCAAGTTATCGATTAGTAACGAATATGGGTGGTTTAAGTTGTACTCCAACACTACGTACATTAACAGGAATCAATACATCAAAAAGTAATATTAAAAACAAAGCTGTAGGTATAACCGAGAATAAATTAACAAGCGGTAACTTAATATTAACACCTAATCCAGCTAGTAAAAGTGTTTTACTAAAAAGCACTAATCAGGTTGGTGTAAATTCGGTTCAAATTTTTGATAAGCTAGGAAATGTAGTTTTTACTAAAATATTTTCTGCTGTAGATGTGACCGAATATAAACTTGATATTGCGGAATTAGCTTCTGCGATTTATGTTGTTGTGGTGAAAGGTGAGAATTTTACGCTAAACAAAAAATTAGTAGTAGTGCAATAA
- a CDS encoding DinB family protein yields MKTVHYMQQLVKYNVWANTKVAEILRTLTTDELQLEIISSFSSIQKTVLHIWDAEFIWLNRINGIPITTFPSKAYSKNSAIDAFVNCSIDWQVLMENKSDAYFDELCSYTNLQQKVFSNRIGEIVIHCMNHSTYHRGQLITMFRQLGKEQLPSTDFITFLREN; encoded by the coding sequence ATGAAAACAGTACATTATATGCAACAACTAGTAAAATATAATGTTTGGGCCAATACTAAAGTGGCTGAGATTTTACGTACACTCACTACTGATGAATTACAACTAGAAATAATTAGTAGTTTTTCCTCTATTCAAAAAACAGTGCTGCATATTTGGGATGCTGAGTTTATATGGCTCAACCGAATTAATGGAATTCCAATTACTACTTTTCCAAGTAAAGCCTATTCAAAGAATAGTGCTATCGATGCATTTGTTAATTGCTCCATTGACTGGCAAGTGCTGATGGAAAATAAATCGGATGCCTATTTTGATGAATTATGCAGCTACACAAACTTGCAACAAAAAGTATTTAGTAACCGAATTGGTGAAATAGTTATCCATTGCATGAATCATTCAACTTATCACCGAGGTCAGTTAATTACCATGTTTCGGCAACTTGGAAAAGAGCAATTGCCTTCAACAGATTTCATTACTTTTCTTCGAGAAAATTAA
- a CDS encoding T9SS type A sorting domain-containing protein yields the protein MNTLFSNQLNWVKFLLLFLISQSQAIQAAEQKPLLFMENKGQILDIKGKQRNDVKFTYCANGTKLFITEKGIFYQFMQVGENGKMELHKLEMNLVNSKRPSEIRKENKSEYYENYFLSGQAVSGVHGYSKLIFKNVYPKVDWVIYTKNNLVEYDFIVHPGANPNVIQLNYSHADKLELNETGELLVSTRLGQLVEGKPMCTILENNTAVASHFKLKNTTLSFQLDNYNSAQTLIIDPTLVWSRYVGGNLNEAITKVTDNMAFGYTSSLFGIATSGGYQTLLGGSKDAFYSYFDNSGTIVYSTYFGGLGDDEALSGQFVSDGALSKAVMVGSTNSAQGITPNGALSDTTLDGLSDGFIAVFNTNGTFQYSSYFGGNDVDYISDVKLSGAKNDWTQLLLCGVTSSTSGFSASNSYQGANDAFVAKVSLSGATLVNNGFVYYGGIDSELANTICLGKNNTYFLSGNTSSNSNIATAGAFDMTLGGIDDDYIACFNSDLTMKWASYYGGTPTVSNPTASEKTGGANNGAYCSIDTTGNIYLLGNTTSGGLATSGSYATSISGLEDWFLVKFDSLGNRVWASYFGGFLSDIATCISINTSNLIVVGGYSNSPFMDINGVGFVGANHNNNDIDAVVAEFTTNGQFQWSSPLGTSQGTETFNSVSLIGNNLIAGGSTNSAFGMAYNSSSTFSGNSDVLLARFNDRVILTLPISNTSICPGDSVMVPFNTIGNFPLGTIFRALLYTNFSTTNPEILGTTTASSGIIHGYIPLTVGASFSGNSIRVASNLPNNPPISSTTQTVGAIGALPNAHIQALTSTNICNGSTVVLKSPSNTNIVFRQWQQFKNSNWSSIPGANSISYTADSAGSYRVITTSVTGCDSISNSINVIVQPTPQASISASSQLFCIGDNLVLHANTGAGYTYQWFVNNQLISGALSDSLIVNASAVYKVMVTNSAGCSTESVGFAVTGFLKPPAFISANGSLEICNGQSITLSANSSAGVIYQWYRNDTLVQGATSQFYSANKTGNYFVKELNINNCDSTSNILHVEVYAYPQAQIVLSGSPYTCLSSTSSLSLSSTPDFTYVWLKNGNSTGITDTFFVASGTTSDTYSVLVTNHGICSDTSNSIQINPAPPLAQICYASVDSNSQYNLIYFEKPANTFIKRYVFLRETAGNLFTAVDSIDALAPGFFRDTVSNPNSQAWSYLLQSVDSCDHRSTMPVADKHTCLFLQTNYNLGAGITNLSWNPYEGVNVTGAYYVVLRANTPISQFDSIGFVSFTSPTIFSDNATDLYPTALYKIEMKWFSPCSPSQKLISGINSSKSNIKNRTNTVGINDSKIDFESQIILIPNPTNEQVAITFPIGIKIKTVSILDILGKEMIHLYEQDLIKNNYKLDLSEFSSGIYHMNIVGDNFTETKKLVVKK from the coding sequence ATGAATACATTATTTAGCAATCAACTCAACTGGGTAAAATTTTTACTCCTGTTTTTAATTTCTCAAAGCCAAGCTATACAAGCAGCTGAGCAAAAGCCATTGCTATTTATGGAAAATAAAGGGCAAATACTGGATATAAAGGGAAAGCAACGTAACGATGTGAAATTTACCTACTGCGCTAATGGTACCAAATTGTTTATTACAGAAAAGGGTATTTTTTATCAGTTTATGCAAGTTGGGGAGAATGGTAAGATGGAGCTTCACAAGCTAGAAATGAATTTAGTAAATTCTAAAAGACCGAGTGAAATTCGCAAAGAGAATAAAAGCGAATACTATGAAAATTATTTTTTATCAGGACAAGCGGTAAGCGGTGTGCATGGGTATTCAAAACTTATTTTTAAAAATGTGTATCCTAAAGTAGATTGGGTTATTTATACTAAGAATAATTTAGTTGAATATGACTTTATAGTGCATCCGGGAGCTAATCCTAATGTTATTCAACTAAACTATTCACATGCTGATAAATTGGAACTCAATGAAACTGGTGAGCTGCTAGTTTCAACCCGATTAGGTCAATTGGTTGAAGGAAAGCCCATGTGCACTATTCTCGAAAACAATACAGCTGTTGCTTCCCATTTCAAATTAAAAAATACAACGCTAAGCTTTCAATTAGATAATTATAATTCGGCACAAACTTTAATAATTGACCCAACATTAGTTTGGAGTCGCTATGTTGGAGGAAACTTAAATGAAGCAATAACTAAAGTTACTGATAACATGGCCTTTGGTTATACTTCAAGTTTATTTGGAATAGCAACGAGTGGTGGGTATCAAACTTTATTAGGTGGTTCAAAAGATGCGTTCTATAGCTATTTTGATAACAGTGGAACCATTGTGTATTCGACTTATTTCGGTGGTTTAGGAGATGATGAGGCACTCTCCGGACAATTTGTTTCAGATGGAGCTTTATCTAAAGCTGTAATGGTTGGTAGTACAAATAGTGCACAAGGTATTACTCCAAATGGTGCATTGTCAGATACAACGTTAGATGGTTTGTCGGATGGTTTTATTGCTGTTTTTAATACGAATGGAACCTTTCAATACAGTTCTTACTTTGGTGGTAACGATGTTGATTATATAAGTGATGTTAAACTTTCAGGCGCAAAGAATGATTGGACACAATTGTTACTGTGCGGTGTAACCTCCAGCACGTCCGGATTTTCAGCTTCTAATTCTTATCAAGGTGCGAATGATGCTTTTGTAGCAAAAGTAAGTTTGTCCGGAGCTACGCTTGTAAATAACGGATTTGTATATTATGGTGGAATCGATTCGGAACTAGCAAATACAATTTGTCTGGGAAAAAACAATACCTACTTTTTATCAGGCAATACATCCAGTAATTCAAACATTGCAACAGCAGGTGCTTTTGATATGACTTTAGGTGGAATTGATGATGATTACATTGCTTGCTTCAACAGTGATTTAACAATGAAATGGGCAAGTTATTATGGTGGAACACCAACTGTAAGCAATCCTACTGCAAGCGAAAAAACCGGTGGTGCCAACAATGGAGCTTATTGTTCAATTGATACAACTGGAAATATTTATTTGCTTGGAAATACTACTTCCGGAGGATTGGCAACGAGTGGAAGTTATGCTACTTCAATAAGTGGTTTGGAAGATTGGTTTTTGGTAAAATTTGATAGTTTGGGAAATCGAGTTTGGGCCAGCTATTTTGGTGGTTTTTTAAGTGATATTGCAACCTGCATATCTATTAATACTTCAAATTTGATTGTTGTTGGAGGCTATAGTAATAGTCCTTTCATGGATATTAACGGCGTTGGATTTGTTGGGGCAAATCACAATAATAACGATATAGATGCTGTAGTTGCTGAGTTTACAACAAATGGTCAGTTTCAATGGTCATCCCCATTAGGGACTTCACAAGGAACAGAAACCTTTAATTCGGTATCACTCATAGGAAATAATTTAATCGCTGGAGGTAGTACCAATAGTGCTTTTGGGATGGCTTACAATTCATCAAGTACTTTCAGCGGCAACAGCGATGTTTTGTTGGCACGTTTTAATGATCGTGTTATACTTACATTACCCATAAGCAATACATCAATTTGCCCGGGCGATAGTGTTATGGTGCCTTTTAATACTATTGGGAATTTTCCTTTAGGTACAATTTTCAGAGCCTTACTTTATACAAATTTTTCAACTACAAACCCCGAAATTTTAGGAACAACTACAGCAAGTTCAGGTATAATTCACGGATATATTCCACTTACAGTCGGAGCTTCTTTTTCAGGAAATTCAATTCGTGTTGCTTCAAATTTGCCAAACAATCCGCCTATTTCCTCAACAACTCAAACTGTAGGGGCTATTGGCGCTTTACCAAATGCGCATATACAGGCCTTAACATCAACAAATATTTGTAACGGGAGTACAGTGGTACTAAAATCTCCTTCCAACACCAATATCGTTTTTCGTCAATGGCAACAGTTCAAAAACAGCAATTGGAGTAGTATTCCGGGAGCCAATTCAATTAGCTACACTGCCGATTCAGCTGGAAGCTATCGTGTAATTACAACAAGTGTTACCGGTTGCGATTCTATTAGTAACAGCATTAATGTAATAGTTCAACCAACGCCGCAAGCAAGTATATCAGCAAGTAGCCAGTTGTTTTGTATTGGAGATAACTTGGTATTGCACGCGAATACAGGAGCAGGTTATACCTATCAATGGTTTGTAAACAATCAATTAATTTCCGGTGCACTAAGCGATTCATTGATAGTTAATGCAAGTGCTGTTTATAAGGTTATGGTAACAAACAGCGCAGGATGCAGTACCGAAAGTGTTGGTTTTGCTGTGACAGGATTTTTAAAACCGCCTGCTTTTATCAGTGCAAATGGTAGTTTGGAAATTTGTAATGGGCAAAGCATAACTCTTTCAGCAAATAGTTCAGCAGGTGTTATCTATCAATGGTATAGAAATGATACACTGGTGCAAGGTGCAACTTCTCAATTTTATTCAGCAAACAAAACAGGAAATTATTTTGTAAAAGAATTGAATATTAATAATTGCGATAGTACTAGTAATATACTGCATGTTGAAGTGTATGCTTATCCACAAGCACAGATTGTGTTATCCGGATCACCCTATACTTGTTTGTCATCAACCAGTTCTTTATCACTTTCATCAACTCCAGATTTCACTTATGTTTGGTTAAAAAATGGAAATTCAACAGGAATCACAGATACATTTTTTGTAGCAAGCGGAACCACTAGCGATACATATTCTGTGCTGGTTACCAATCATGGTATTTGTAGCGATACCAGCAACAGTATACAAATAAATCCGGCTCCTCCACTTGCTCAAATTTGTTATGCCAGTGTTGATTCTAATTCTCAATATAATTTAATCTACTTTGAAAAGCCTGCTAACACTTTTATTAAACGCTATGTGTTTTTGCGTGAAACAGCAGGAAATTTATTTACAGCTGTTGATTCAATTGATGCCTTAGCTCCCGGATTTTTCAGAGATACTGTATCAAATCCTAATAGCCAGGCCTGGAGTTATTTATTACAAAGTGTAGATAGTTGTGACCATCGAAGCACTATGCCTGTTGCAGACAAGCATACGTGTTTGTTTTTGCAAACCAACTATAATTTGGGAGCCGGTATTACAAATTTATCTTGGAATCCATATGAAGGCGTAAATGTTACTGGAGCATATTATGTTGTTTTGCGTGCCAATACTCCTATTTCCCAGTTCGATTCCATCGGCTTTGTGTCCTTTACCTCACCAACAATTTTTAGTGACAATGCAACCGATTTATATCCAACAGCTTTGTATAAAATTGAGATGAAATGGTTTTCACCTTGTTCTCCATCTCAGAAATTGATATCAGGTATTAACAGTTCTAAATCTAACATTAAAAATAGAACCAATACCGTAGGTATTAATGATTCAAAGATTGATTTTGAGTCTCAAATAATTTTGATTCCTAATCCAACCAATGAGCAAGTTGCAATTACTTTTCCAATCGGAATCAAAATAAAAACTGTTTCAATACTTGATATTTTAGGAAAAGAAATGATTCATTTATATGAGCAAGATTTAATTAAAAATAATTATAAATTAGATTTATCAGAATTTAGTTCCGGAATTTATCATATGAATATTGTTGGAGATAATTTTACAGAAACAAAAAAATTGGTTGTAAAAAAATAA